A stretch of DNA from Danio rerio strain Tuebingen ecotype United States chromosome 10, GRCz12tu, whole genome shotgun sequence:
TCAAGGTAGCcattatttacacatgaactcttgtgagtcatgttgtagttaaagttagttcatgattagcacaCGTCTTATCTCAtcaattcataataaaataatgtttacttTACATATTAATATATCATTATGTATCATGTgctattattgtaaagtgttgtcTGAAAACCTTTAGTAGACTATGTGCACAAAAAATCTGTAGTTCTAGTTTCAAAATGACATTCACGCAAAGAATAAGTCACCAAGAGCCGACACTGAGACTTACTGTAAGATTTACATATGATCAATGCACTGATCAAAAAGACAGTCAACAAGACCACAGGCACCACAGTCACAGGCAGAGCTACCCCTAAAGACAGAATAATTTTCATAtcaatacagtatttaaataaacacatttaaataaatatttaaaatctccaAACATACCCTCTTTTTCATAGCAGGCAGAGATTGGTAAATTGGCGATGAGCGGTTTGTTTAAGGATGAGTGGTTTAACCAGCAGGAGTAGACTGTGTTGTTGATTTGTGGTGGCAGTATAAGGTATGATTTATGACTGAATGATTTATTTGAGTACGAGCTGTTGAAGAATTCTCCATCTCTGATCCACAGCAGTTCAAGTGAATCATTGTGAAATGCAGCAGAGCACAGAATCATGGTAGATCCGTCAGGCATCTTCTCACAGGACAGAGACAAGACGGGACGCACTGCAAATAGTAGAAGCTTTCAAAAACAGTTGTACAATAAATTAAtcacaaatctcttttttttctgatgGCAACTTAATTATTTACCAATAACTTGGACTTGTGTTATTCCCAGATCCATGTTTGGTGGTGGTATAGTCCTCGTCACAGTACAGGTGTATGTGTTTTTATCCTGGAGATTTAAGAGCTCAAATGAGATTTCCTCAGTCTCTGGAGTCCAGTTAAACTTGACGTGATCTCTGCAGTTCTGTTGTTTCCATAAACTCCCATTAAAGCGTAGTGAACAGAGAGTATGATTTAATGTCTGAATATTCACTGCCATCAATTCAGTCTCATCTGTTCGGCTGTAGTTGCAGTTAATTCTTGCCGACTGTCCATGATTGACAAATAAAGTTGTAGTGTGATTCATTGCCGCATTGGCAAAATCTGAAAAGCAAAGAACAACCTGAATTTCCCATAGCAAGCTGTGAATTACTCACATAGCTTCTCTGTTGACAAATGCTTCCTGTGTAATTTGCTGAAGCACAAAATGCATTTCACAAAAATGTCTTTATGTTCTTCATATTGTTCATATTAAAATTTACCAAAGCCTCCAGGTTATTAGCATTTTTGTCAACAAAGAATCATAAAAGACTTGTTTCCTACCAAAAGCCGAAGTCAGCAGCATCCACCCACAACAGATCAGAGAGAAACACTGTAAGACAGTTGACACGTTATACTGAAATGTCAAATGGCTATTTATAACTGGAGTAGATAAATAACCAAGCATCTTAGCAATAGGTACACATTTAATAATTACAACTCTAAAACATACAAATGCATGTTTTTCTTTGCAAACGAACTCTGTAACAATTGCTAAAAAAGATTGATTAAAAAAGCTCTCAAATCAGTTAAATACATTATAATGATTTACATCTATAATTgatatgtatgttaataaaattgtataaagAAGCTTTCTTATCTTTATAAAAATCACACTTACCATTCCTCTTTCCTATGAAAGCGTGGTGTGTTGTCTCGCTGTTTTAGGCTGAAGTGCAATGAAAGTGGCAGAGGTGTTGATTTCCTCTAAGTTATGCAATGCTTAGCACAAATAAACTAGACAATGATACGTCATCTGGATCTCATCAAATTCCATGTATTTTac
This window harbors:
- the LOC141376391 gene encoding uncharacterized protein, with the translated sequence MLLTSAFDFANAAMNHTTTLFVNHGQSARINCNYSRTDETELMAVNIQTLNHTLCSLRFNGSLWKQQNCRDHVKFNWTPETEEISFELLNLQDKNTYTCTVTRTIPPPNMDLGITQVQVIVRPVLSLSCEKMPDGSTMILCSAAFHNDSLELLWIRDGEFFNSSYSNKSFSHKSYLILPPQINNTVYSCWLNHSSLNKPLIANLPISACYEKEGVALPVTVVPVVLLTVFLISALIICKSYRRACKSSVSPVAVSVTSEPVLHDHLQTEMLYSTLGNHHPMPCSPIRVHPS